A window of Longispora fulva contains these coding sequences:
- a CDS encoding FdhF/YdeP family oxidoreductase: MAKKAPRDDVGDRDLRVGTPKRVAAGIPAVVASMRAAVGEMGVRRTALTLLKVNQKSGFDCPGCAWPESAGHRTPFEFCENGAKAVAEEATLRRVTPEFFAEHPVAELDGRSDYWLGQQGRLTHPMVLRPGDTHYRPISWPDAFALTASTLRGLDTPDAAAFYTSGRTSNEAAFLYQLFARAFGTNNLPDCSNMCHESSGTALNATIGIGKGSVTLDDIHRSSLIVVVGQNPGTNHPRMLTALETAKRNGARIIAVNPLPEAGLLAFKNPQKVSGVVGSATTLADQYLQIRVGGDLALFQALGTLLLPHADREFIAAHTTGFDSYAANVAEVDWAVTEEATGLTRAEIEETAAMFAASDATIVCWAMGLTQHRDAVATIQEVVNVQLLRGMIGKPGAGLCPVRGHSNVQGDRTMGVWERVPAWGPALGKEFGFRVPAETGHDTVETIRAMRDGQVKVFVGMGGNFAAATPDTVATEAALRTCELTVQISTKLNRSHTVTGKTALILPCLGRTEADPAGFVTVEDSMSCVHASRGSLPPAAPTLLSEVAIVSRLGAATLDDTIPWESFEHDYAAVRARIARVVPGFADFENRLGGAGFTLPHPPRDSRSFDTPDGRARFTVSPLTSIEVPEGRLLMQTLRSHDQYNTTIYGLDDRYRGITAGRRVVFAHAEDLAEHGLADGSMVDIVSEWPDGERRAEGFRAVAYPTARGCVATYFPEANVLVPLDSVAVGSNTPTSKAVVVRLEPAHAPSPGPSA; this comes from the coding sequence ATGGCCAAGAAAGCTCCCCGTGACGATGTCGGCGATCGTGACCTGCGAGTCGGCACGCCGAAACGGGTAGCCGCGGGGATACCCGCCGTGGTCGCGAGCATGAGGGCCGCGGTCGGCGAGATGGGGGTCCGGCGCACGGCGCTGACCCTGCTCAAGGTCAACCAGAAGTCCGGTTTCGACTGCCCCGGGTGCGCGTGGCCGGAATCTGCCGGGCACCGCACGCCGTTCGAGTTCTGCGAGAACGGCGCGAAGGCTGTCGCCGAGGAGGCCACCCTGCGCAGGGTGACGCCCGAGTTCTTCGCCGAGCACCCCGTGGCCGAGCTGGACGGACGCTCCGACTACTGGCTCGGCCAGCAGGGCCGGCTGACCCACCCGATGGTGCTGCGTCCCGGCGACACCCACTACCGGCCGATCTCCTGGCCGGACGCGTTCGCGTTGACCGCCTCGACCCTGCGCGGCCTGGACACCCCGGACGCTGCCGCCTTCTACACCTCGGGCCGGACCAGCAACGAGGCGGCGTTCCTCTACCAGCTGTTCGCGCGCGCCTTCGGGACGAACAACCTGCCCGACTGCTCGAACATGTGCCACGAGTCCTCCGGTACGGCGCTGAACGCGACCATCGGGATCGGCAAGGGCTCGGTGACCCTGGACGACATCCACCGGTCCTCGCTGATCGTCGTCGTCGGGCAGAACCCGGGCACGAACCATCCCCGGATGCTCACCGCGCTGGAGACCGCCAAGCGAAACGGCGCGCGGATCATCGCGGTGAACCCGCTGCCGGAGGCCGGGCTGCTGGCGTTCAAGAACCCGCAGAAGGTGTCCGGGGTGGTGGGGTCGGCGACGACGCTGGCGGACCAGTACCTGCAGATCCGGGTGGGTGGGGACCTCGCGCTGTTCCAGGCGCTCGGCACGCTGCTGCTGCCGCACGCCGACCGGGAGTTCATCGCGGCCCACACCACGGGCTTCGACAGCTACGCGGCCAATGTGGCAGAGGTCGACTGGGCGGTCACCGAGGAGGCCACCGGGCTGACCCGGGCCGAGATCGAGGAGACGGCGGCCATGTTCGCCGCCAGCGACGCGACGATCGTGTGCTGGGCGATGGGCCTCACCCAGCACCGGGACGCCGTCGCCACGATCCAGGAGGTCGTCAACGTCCAGCTGCTGCGCGGCATGATCGGCAAGCCGGGGGCGGGGCTGTGTCCGGTCCGGGGCCACTCGAACGTGCAGGGCGACCGGACGATGGGCGTGTGGGAGCGGGTGCCCGCCTGGGGTCCGGCGCTCGGGAAGGAGTTCGGTTTCCGGGTACCGGCGGAGACCGGCCACGACACCGTCGAGACCATCCGGGCGATGCGCGACGGTCAGGTGAAGGTGTTCGTGGGCATGGGCGGCAACTTCGCGGCTGCCACCCCGGATACCGTGGCCACCGAGGCGGCGCTGCGCACGTGCGAGCTGACCGTGCAGATCTCCACGAAACTCAACCGGTCGCACACGGTCACCGGGAAGACCGCGCTGATCCTGCCCTGCCTCGGGCGCACCGAGGCGGACCCGGCCGGGTTCGTCACCGTCGAGGACTCGATGAGCTGCGTGCACGCGTCCCGGGGCTCGTTGCCGCCCGCCGCGCCGACGCTGCTGTCCGAGGTGGCGATCGTCAGCCGGCTCGGGGCCGCGACCCTGGACGACACGATCCCGTGGGAGTCCTTCGAGCACGACTACGCGGCCGTCCGGGCCCGGATCGCCCGGGTGGTCCCCGGCTTCGCGGACTTCGAGAACCGGCTCGGCGGGGCCGGGTTCACCCTGCCGCACCCGCCGCGCGACTCGCGGTCGTTCGACACTCCGGACGGCCGGGCCCGGTTCACGGTCAGCCCGCTGACCTCGATCGAGGTGCCCGAGGGGCGGCTGCTGATGCAGACGTTGCGGAGTCACGACCAGTACAACACGACGATCTACGGGCTCGACGACCGTTACCGGGGCATCACGGCCGGGCGCCGGGTGGTGTTCGCGCACGCCGAGGACCTGGCCGAACACGGACTGGCCGACGGCTCCATGGTGGACATCGTCAGCGAGTGGCCGGACGGGGAGCGGCGGGCGGAGGGGTTCCGGGCCGTGGCGTACCCGACGGCCCGCGGCTGCGTCGCGACGTACTTCCCGGAGGCGAACGTGCTGGTCCCGCTCGATTCGGTCGCCGTGGGCTCGAACACCCCGACCTCCAAGGCCGTCGTGGTGCGTCTGGAGCCGGCGCATGCTCCTAGCCCGGGGCCATCGGCTTAG
- a CDS encoding DUF3159 domain-containing protein, giving the protein MSTNRQPESLATLLGGRTAAIDATMPPVAFGIGWFLADKSIAVGAGAALAVSVLIGAWRLLRGAKPRAVLIGALAVCVSALIALRTGDAEDFFLPRILTNLVSLLGWAISIVVRWPFLGVIVGAVLGQKTRWRRDPALLRAYSRASWVWVGQYLFRLVVFIPLWLAGQTGALTVAQIVLTWPLVAACLAVSWWVLRRSLPADHPGLRLEKDRDESVQP; this is encoded by the coding sequence GTGAGCACCAACCGGCAACCCGAAAGCCTCGCCACCCTGCTCGGGGGCCGGACGGCGGCGATCGACGCCACGATGCCGCCGGTCGCCTTCGGGATCGGCTGGTTCCTGGCCGACAAGTCGATCGCCGTCGGCGCGGGCGCTGCGCTGGCGGTGTCCGTGCTGATCGGCGCGTGGCGGCTGTTGCGGGGCGCGAAACCCCGGGCCGTCCTGATCGGCGCGCTGGCCGTGTGCGTGTCGGCCCTGATCGCGCTGCGTACCGGCGACGCGGAGGACTTCTTCCTGCCCCGGATCCTGACCAACCTGGTCAGCCTGTTGGGCTGGGCGATCAGCATCGTGGTGCGCTGGCCCTTCCTCGGCGTGATCGTCGGGGCGGTGCTGGGCCAGAAGACCCGGTGGCGGCGGGATCCCGCACTGCTGCGGGCTTACTCGCGGGCGAGCTGGGTCTGGGTCGGCCAGTACCTCTTCCGGCTCGTCGTGTTCATCCCGCTCTGGCTGGCAGGTCAGACCGGGGCGTTGACCGTCGCGCAGATCGTGCTGACCTGGCCGCTGGTCGCCGCGTGTCTCGCAGTGAGCTGGTGGGTGCTGCGTCGCTCGCTCCCCGCCGACCATCCCGGGCTACGACTGGAGAAGGACCGTGACGAATCCGTTCAGCCCTGA
- a CDS encoding DUF2470 domain-containing protein yields MTNPFSPDVVAAVGRHMNDDHSADSVVICRALGGVPDALVARMTGLDGDGIDFEVTEPVLVAVRVPWSRALTERAEIRVEVTRMYHEARELLGL; encoded by the coding sequence GTGACGAATCCGTTCAGCCCTGACGTGGTGGCCGCCGTGGGCCGGCACATGAACGACGACCACTCGGCGGACTCGGTGGTGATCTGCCGGGCGCTCGGTGGGGTGCCCGATGCGCTGGTCGCCCGGATGACGGGGCTCGACGGGGACGGGATCGACTTCGAGGTGACCGAGCCGGTGCTGGTGGCCGTGCGGGTGCCGTGGTCGCGGGCCCTGACCGAGCGGGCCGAGATCCGGGTCGAGGTGACGCGGATGTACCACGAGGCGCGGGAGCTGTTGGGGCTCTGA
- a CDS encoding biliverdin-producing heme oxygenase yields MFSADLRAATWSEHQNAESTAYLDALMRGQLTLGQYGDMVAQHYFAYLVLEEAARAMRTDPVGAAFAIPELDRVPALEADLTYLYGATWAERIAPNPATVRYCARLREVCFDWPGGFVAHHYTRYLGDLSGGQFIRRSVARIYGLTDNGVAFYDFPELGDLQEFKTRYREALDTAPWSGEERGRIVAETLVAYQLNTEVLADLGAAVGPVADRAA; encoded by the coding sequence ATGTTCTCCGCAGACCTGCGCGCCGCCACCTGGTCCGAGCACCAGAACGCCGAGAGCACCGCGTACCTCGACGCGTTGATGCGCGGGCAGCTGACCCTGGGGCAGTACGGGGACATGGTCGCCCAGCACTACTTCGCCTACCTCGTGCTCGAGGAGGCCGCCCGGGCGATGCGGACCGACCCGGTCGGGGCAGCCTTCGCTATCCCCGAGCTGGACCGGGTGCCCGCGCTGGAGGCCGACCTGACGTACCTCTACGGGGCCACCTGGGCCGAGCGGATCGCCCCGAACCCGGCGACCGTCCGGTACTGCGCCCGGCTCCGTGAGGTCTGTTTCGACTGGCCGGGCGGGTTCGTGGCCCACCACTACACCCGCTACCTCGGCGACCTGTCCGGCGGCCAGTTCATCCGCCGGTCCGTCGCCCGGATCTACGGGCTCACCGACAACGGGGTCGCCTTCTACGACTTCCCCGAGCTGGGCGACCTGCAGGAGTTCAAGACGCGCTACCGCGAGGCGCTCGACACCGCGCCCTGGTCCGGGGAGGAGCGGGGGCGGATCGTGGCGGAGACGCTGGTCGCGTACCAGTTGAACACCGAGGTTCTGGCGGATCTCGGCGCGGCGGTCGGACCGGTGGCGGACCGCGCCGCCTAG
- the mobA gene encoding molybdenum cofactor guanylyltransferase, translating to MGTLYAAIILAGGSARRLGGQDKPAITVGGIPLVDRVRAACAHAARVVVVGPERQGGPVAALAAGLRLLDADGSAAPQPQAAAQAARQDPGHTAAAQAGTHPEGSGPGVGAVALLAADLPLLTTGALDALAGALPDHDGALYIDGQGRHQLLCGMWWIEVLRERLAGVDPDGMPLRRLVAGLRIAELADPAEPWFDCDTPEQLAEAERRLRA from the coding sequence ATGGGAACCCTATACGCAGCGATCATTCTGGCCGGTGGGTCGGCCCGGCGGCTGGGCGGACAGGACAAACCGGCCATCACGGTCGGCGGGATCCCGCTCGTGGACCGGGTCCGGGCGGCCTGTGCCCACGCCGCGCGGGTGGTCGTGGTGGGGCCGGAGCGGCAGGGCGGGCCGGTGGCGGCGCTGGCGGCGGGGCTCCGGCTGCTGGATGCTGACGGATCGGCCGCGCCACAGCCCCAGGCCGCTGCCCAGGCCGCCCGCCAGGACCCCGGTCACACCGCCGCCGCCCAGGCCGGCACCCACCCGGAAGGCTCGGGCCCCGGCGTCGGGGCGGTCGCGCTGCTCGCCGCCGACCTGCCACTCCTGACCACCGGGGCCCTGGACGCGCTCGCCGGAGCCCTCCCGGATCACGACGGCGCGCTGTACATCGACGGCCAGGGCCGACACCAGCTCCTCTGCGGCATGTGGTGGATCGAAGTGCTCCGCGAACGTCTGGCCGGCGTCGACCCGGACGGCATGCCACTCCGCCGACTGGTCGCCGGCCTGCGGATCGCGGAGCTGGCCGACCCGGCCGAGCCGTGGTTCGACTGCGACACCCCGGAGCAGCTCGCGGAGGCGGAGCGTCGGTTGCGGGCCTAG
- the fdhD gene encoding formate dehydrogenase accessory sulfurtransferase FdhD, whose protein sequence is MGRVTDRRPVVRFDGDAASRRPDTLSVEEPLELRVNGSPLAVTMRTPGDDVDLAHGFLLTEGVITEAGDVLLAKHCTDTNLNVLEIQLRPDLPPPVTDPTRHFYTSSSCGTCGKASIDAVRVTSAFPVDTDPMTIRPSIVYGFPDALRERQKAFARTGGLHAAGLFTADGELVCVREDVGRHNAVDKVLGWAVRSSLVPLRGHILMVSGRASFELTQKAALAGVPMLAAVSAPSTLAVDLATELGLTLVGFLRGETMNVYAGAHRICG, encoded by the coding sequence ATGGGCAGGGTGACAGATCGGCGGCCGGTGGTCCGCTTCGACGGCGACGCGGCGAGCCGACGGCCGGACACCCTGAGTGTCGAGGAGCCCCTGGAGCTGCGGGTCAACGGCTCCCCGCTGGCCGTCACGATGCGCACCCCCGGCGACGACGTGGACCTCGCGCACGGCTTCCTGCTCACCGAGGGCGTGATCACCGAGGCCGGCGACGTCCTGCTCGCCAAGCACTGCACGGACACGAACCTCAACGTGCTGGAGATCCAGCTCCGTCCCGACCTGCCGCCCCCGGTGACCGACCCGACCCGGCACTTCTACACGTCCAGCTCGTGCGGGACCTGCGGAAAGGCCAGCATCGACGCGGTCAGGGTCACCTCGGCGTTCCCGGTCGACACCGACCCCATGACGATCAGACCCAGCATCGTGTACGGCTTCCCCGACGCCCTCCGCGAGCGCCAGAAGGCCTTCGCCCGCACGGGAGGCCTGCACGCCGCCGGGCTGTTCACGGCAGACGGCGAGCTGGTGTGCGTCCGGGAGGACGTCGGCCGGCACAACGCCGTCGACAAGGTGCTCGGCTGGGCCGTGCGTTCCTCGCTGGTCCCGTTGCGCGGGCACATCCTGATGGTCAGCGGCCGGGCCAGCTTCGAGCTGACCCAGAAGGCCGCGCTGGCCGGGGTGCCGATGTTGGCGGCGGTGTCCGCCCCGAGCACCCTCGCCGTCGACCTGGCGACGGAGCTCGGCCTGACCCTGGTCGGCTTCCTGCGCGGCGAGACCATGAACGTGTACGCCGGGGCCCACCGGATCTGTGGATAA
- a CDS encoding DUF4192 domain-containing protein, with translation MPNFRVNQPAELLAAVPYVLGFHPSDSLVVVGVRARKLHFAVRVDLAECADEPDTAALHLAEVLHDQRVDAAVVIGYGPPGQVTPLVDAARRALTGRSIPLIDALRVTGDRFFSYTCESPECCPPDGNAFDPGSTLIAAEATLAGKVALPDRAAFARMIAPVSGPPRVAMEEATDRAETRFVTALEGPGGQAALVAEGPAFVEAALSRHYTGGTLTDDEAAWLCALLLLVPVRDAAAHLVEHRPDDQHLPLWTDLTRRAQPGLVAPVATLLAYTAYLDGQGALASLALDRAREDDPDYPLAGLLHRAMVAGIPARRLRRRPGPGLRRRAVLRRTTRRPSRN, from the coding sequence ATGCCGAATTTCCGGGTCAACCAACCCGCCGAGCTGCTGGCCGCCGTGCCGTACGTGCTCGGTTTCCATCCCTCCGACAGTCTCGTGGTCGTCGGGGTCCGGGCCAGGAAGCTGCACTTCGCCGTCCGGGTCGACCTCGCCGAGTGCGCCGACGAGCCGGACACAGCAGCCCTGCACCTCGCGGAGGTCCTGCACGACCAGCGGGTCGACGCGGCCGTGGTGATCGGCTACGGGCCGCCGGGCCAGGTCACGCCCCTGGTCGACGCCGCCCGGCGCGCGCTGACCGGCCGGAGCATCCCGCTGATCGACGCGCTGCGGGTGACCGGTGACCGGTTCTTCTCGTACACGTGCGAGAGCCCCGAGTGCTGTCCGCCCGACGGCAACGCGTTCGACCCGGGCAGCACCCTGATCGCCGCCGAGGCCACGCTCGCCGGCAAGGTCGCGCTGCCGGACCGGGCGGCGTTCGCCCGGATGATCGCTCCGGTGTCCGGCCCGCCCCGGGTGGCGATGGAGGAGGCGACGGACCGCGCGGAGACCCGGTTCGTCACGGCGCTGGAGGGGCCCGGCGGCCAGGCCGCGCTGGTGGCCGAGGGGCCGGCGTTCGTCGAGGCCGCGCTGAGCCGGCACTACACCGGCGGCACGCTCACCGATGACGAGGCGGCGTGGCTGTGCGCGTTGCTGCTGCTCGTGCCCGTCCGGGACGCGGCGGCGCACCTCGTCGAGCACCGGCCGGACGACCAGCACCTGCCGTTGTGGACGGACCTGACCCGCCGGGCCCAGCCCGGGCTCGTCGCCCCGGTCGCGACCCTCCTGGCGTACACGGCGTATCTGGACGGGCAGGGCGCGCTGGCGAGCCTGGCGCTGGACCGGGCGCGGGAAGACGACCCGGACTACCCGCTCGCGGGGCTGCTGCACCGGGCGATGGTGGCGGGGATCCCGGCTCGGCGGTTGCGTCGGCGGCCGGGGCCGGGGCTCCGGCGGCGGGCCGTGCTCCGCCGCACCACCCGGCGCCCGTCCCGGAACTGA
- a CDS encoding alpha/beta fold hydrolase, with product MTIVYERRGSGSPLVLLHGIGHRWQAWEPVLDRLAEAHDVIAVDLPGFGSSPRLATYGMPQIVTALTDFFAELGVTRPHVAGNSLGGALALELAAGDHVASATALAPAGFWTTPEKGYALSVLLTHRALGFLPRPLVTPFLKTPKLRRISCGMLYGRPEQLDPDVPYDDLRGLRGGRGFNPVAWASRGYRYTGQPTAPVTVAWGTKDRILLPRQAERAEALLPRARHVRLPGCGHLPMHDDPALVTQVILETTAA from the coding sequence ATGACGATTGTCTATGAGCGGCGCGGGAGCGGCAGCCCGTTGGTACTGCTGCATGGCATCGGTCACCGGTGGCAGGCCTGGGAGCCGGTGCTCGACCGGCTGGCGGAGGCGCATGACGTCATCGCCGTGGACCTGCCCGGCTTCGGCAGCTCGCCCCGGTTGGCGACCTACGGCATGCCCCAGATCGTGACGGCGCTGACGGACTTCTTCGCCGAACTGGGCGTGACCCGGCCGCACGTCGCCGGCAACTCCCTCGGCGGGGCGCTGGCCCTGGAGTTGGCGGCCGGCGACCACGTCGCCAGCGCCACGGCGCTCGCCCCGGCCGGCTTCTGGACCACGCCGGAGAAGGGCTACGCGCTGAGCGTCCTGCTCACCCACCGCGCGCTCGGTTTCCTGCCGAGGCCCCTGGTCACCCCCTTTCTGAAGACCCCCAAGCTGCGCCGGATCAGCTGCGGCATGCTCTACGGCCGCCCGGAGCAGCTCGACCCGGACGTGCCCTACGACGACCTGCGCGGCCTGCGCGGCGGCCGGGGCTTCAACCCGGTGGCCTGGGCGAGCCGCGGCTACCGCTACACCGGGCAGCCGACGGCACCCGTGACGGTGGCGTGGGGCACGAAGGACCGGATCCTGTTGCCCCGGCAGGCGGAGCGGGCCGAGGCGCTGCTGCCCCGGGCGCGCCATGTCCGGCTGCCGGGCTGCGGCCATCTGCCGATGCACGACGACCCGGCCCTGGTGACCCAGGTGATCCTGGAGACCACCGCCGCCTGA
- a CDS encoding CapA family protein, producing the protein MSIRRVLAVVVVLVLGGCSASPGTRWSAPAPTVVASAASPWTPREFTVLGAGDVLLHDGLWNTAKQDAGGTGYDFGPIFASVKPAVSAADLAICHMETPLGEPDGPFSNYPLFNVPPQVAVTLKDIGYDSCSTASNHTLDVGERGVYRTLDTLDAAGLRHAGSYRSQAEHDIPTLLYARGVRVAHLSYTFSFNGLVRPEGKEWIANALDVRAVLDEARRAREAGAEVVIVSVHWGTEYQHEADDFQLRIARDLLGSPDVDLILGAHVHVVQPFEKIGDKWVAYGMGNQVAWQNQALDTRDGVMPRFTFTESAPGVWKVSKAEALPTWMHLDGGPGRLEYCPGSTGEACAASARRTMGTVRSMGATVQ; encoded by the coding sequence GTGTCGATACGCCGGGTGCTCGCAGTGGTCGTGGTTCTCGTCCTCGGCGGGTGCTCGGCGTCCCCGGGCACCCGGTGGAGCGCGCCAGCGCCCACTGTGGTCGCCTCGGCGGCCTCGCCGTGGACCCCGCGCGAGTTCACGGTGCTCGGAGCCGGTGACGTCCTGCTGCACGACGGCCTGTGGAACACGGCCAAACAGGACGCCGGCGGCACCGGGTACGACTTCGGTCCGATCTTCGCGTCGGTGAAGCCGGCCGTGTCGGCGGCGGACCTGGCCATCTGCCACATGGAGACGCCGCTCGGCGAGCCGGACGGGCCGTTCTCGAACTACCCGCTGTTCAACGTGCCGCCGCAGGTCGCGGTGACTCTCAAGGACATCGGCTACGACTCCTGCTCCACGGCGTCCAACCACACCCTGGACGTCGGGGAGCGGGGCGTCTACCGGACCCTGGACACGCTGGACGCCGCCGGGCTCCGGCACGCCGGCAGCTACCGCAGCCAGGCCGAACACGACATTCCCACGCTGTTGTACGCGCGGGGCGTCCGGGTCGCGCACCTGTCGTACACCTTCTCCTTCAACGGACTGGTCCGCCCCGAGGGCAAGGAGTGGATCGCCAACGCCCTCGACGTGCGCGCGGTGCTCGACGAGGCGCGCCGGGCGCGGGAGGCCGGCGCGGAGGTGGTGATCGTCAGCGTGCACTGGGGCACGGAGTACCAGCACGAGGCGGACGACTTCCAGCTGCGGATCGCCCGCGACCTGCTGGGCTCCCCGGACGTGGACCTGATCCTCGGCGCGCACGTGCACGTCGTGCAGCCCTTCGAGAAGATCGGCGACAAGTGGGTCGCGTACGGCATGGGCAACCAGGTCGCCTGGCAGAACCAGGCGCTGGACACCCGGGACGGGGTGATGCCCCGGTTCACGTTCACCGAGTCGGCCCCCGGGGTGTGGAAGGTGTCGAAGGCCGAGGCGCTGCCCACCTGGATGCACCTCGACGGCGGCCCGGGCCGGCTCGAGTACTGCCCGGGGTCGACCGGCGAGGCGTGCGCGGCCTCGGCCCGGCGGACGATGGGCACGGTCCGCTCGATGGGGGCTACCGTCCAGTAA
- a CDS encoding glutamate--cysteine ligase — protein sequence MGRDVQQREFTHDDRQRYRQKVRRCLDVFALMLDELRFDADRPLTGLEIELNLVDGESNPAMKNAEILRYMASPMLQTELGQFNLEINVPPRLIAEDGLALYEEGLRTTLAQLEERAAKADAAVALIGILPTLQPEHTVLENLSANPRYRLLNSQIMNERGENMEIDIRGVERFTTTMDSIAPEAACTSIQFHLQVSPEQFPAYWNASQAITAIQLAVGSNSPYAFGHRLWSETRIALFTQATDVRPEELRVQGVRPRVWFGERWVTSIFDLFEENVRYFPPLLPLMEAEDPLEVLRSGGIPRLGELRLHNGTVYRWNRPVYDVMDGRPHLRVENRVLPAGPTVVDMMANAALYYGLVRTLAEEDRPVWTKLPFTAAEQNFYSAARRGIEAVGQWPGAGEGRFSELLLNRLLPLAYEGLDRFGVDPGIRDRLLGIIERRCALRRTGATWQTAMVNKLEKGGLDRPAALREMLTRYRRYSQANAPVHTWPLE from the coding sequence ATGGGCAGGGACGTCCAGCAGCGTGAGTTCACACATGACGATCGGCAGAGATATCGACAGAAGGTCCGACGTTGCCTCGACGTGTTCGCTCTCATGCTTGACGAACTTCGATTCGACGCCGACCGTCCGCTGACGGGGCTGGAGATCGAACTCAACCTTGTGGACGGAGAGTCGAACCCGGCGATGAAGAACGCCGAGATCCTGAGGTACATGGCCAGTCCGATGCTCCAGACGGAGCTCGGCCAGTTCAACCTGGAGATCAACGTCCCGCCCCGGCTGATCGCCGAGGACGGGCTCGCCCTCTACGAAGAAGGCCTGCGCACGACCCTCGCCCAACTCGAGGAACGCGCGGCCAAGGCGGACGCCGCGGTGGCACTGATCGGCATCCTGCCGACCCTGCAGCCCGAGCACACCGTGCTGGAGAACCTGTCGGCCAACCCGCGCTACCGGCTGCTGAACAGCCAGATCATGAACGAGCGCGGCGAGAACATGGAGATCGACATCCGGGGGGTCGAGCGGTTCACCACGACCATGGACTCGATCGCCCCCGAAGCCGCCTGCACCAGCATCCAGTTCCACCTCCAGGTCTCACCCGAACAGTTTCCGGCGTACTGGAACGCCTCACAGGCCATCACCGCCATCCAACTCGCCGTGGGCTCCAACTCCCCCTACGCGTTCGGGCACCGGCTCTGGTCGGAGACCCGGATCGCCCTGTTCACCCAGGCCACCGACGTGCGGCCCGAGGAGCTGCGGGTCCAGGGCGTCCGGCCGCGGGTGTGGTTCGGCGAGCGCTGGGTCACCTCGATCTTCGACCTGTTCGAGGAGAACGTCCGGTACTTCCCGCCGCTGCTGCCCCTGATGGAGGCCGAGGATCCGCTGGAGGTGCTCCGCTCGGGCGGCATCCCGAGGCTGGGCGAGCTGCGGCTGCACAACGGCACCGTGTACCGCTGGAACCGCCCCGTGTACGACGTGATGGACGGCCGCCCGCACCTGCGGGTCGAGAACCGGGTGCTCCCGGCCGGCCCGACGGTCGTCGACATGATGGCCAACGCCGCCCTCTACTACGGCCTGGTGCGGACCCTGGCGGAGGAGGACCGTCCGGTCTGGACGAAACTGCCCTTCACCGCGGCCGAGCAGAACTTCTACTCGGCGGCCCGGCGCGGCATCGAGGCCGTCGGCCAGTGGCCGGGCGCCGGGGAGGGCCGCTTCTCCGAGCTGCTACTGAACCGGCTGCTGCCCCTGGCGTACGAGGGGCTCGACCGGTTCGGGGTGGATCCCGGGATCCGCGACCGGCTGCTCGGCATCATCGAACGGCGCTGCGCACTGCGCCGGACGGGGGCCACCTGGCAGACCGCCATGGTCAACAAACTGGAGAAGGGCGGGCTCGACCGGCCGGCGGCGCTGCGCGAGATGCTCACGAGGTATCGCCGGTACTCACAGGCGAATGCCCCCGTGCACACGTGGCCGCTCGAATAG
- a CDS encoding YceI family protein has product MSNEAAAIVTREHNGLTIPTAGTFALDVAHSRVGFVARHMMVSKVRGSFGEFAGEVVVAENPLESSVNVTIQAASFTTNNEQRDGHVKTDEFLGIDTFPTITFVSTAVKDVDGNEFVLVGDLTIRGVTKQVELEVEFEGIAKSPWNTEVIGFSATTEIDREEFGMTFNATLETGGVLVSKKIKIEIEAEAIRA; this is encoded by the coding sequence ATGAGCAACGAAGCCGCCGCGATCGTCACCCGCGAGCACAACGGCCTGACCATCCCCACCGCTGGCACGTTCGCCCTGGATGTGGCGCACAGCCGGGTGGGCTTCGTCGCCCGTCACATGATGGTGAGCAAGGTCCGCGGTTCGTTCGGCGAGTTCGCCGGAGAGGTCGTCGTCGCCGAGAACCCGCTGGAGTCCTCGGTCAACGTCACCATCCAGGCCGCGAGCTTCACCACCAACAACGAGCAGCGTGACGGGCACGTGAAGACCGACGAGTTCCTCGGGATCGACACCTTCCCGACGATCACCTTCGTCTCCACCGCTGTCAAGGACGTGGACGGCAACGAGTTCGTCCTGGTCGGCGACCTCACCATCCGCGGCGTGACGAAGCAGGTCGAGCTCGAGGTCGAGTTCGAGGGCATCGCCAAGAGCCCGTGGAACACCGAGGTCATCGGGTTCTCCGCGACGACCGAGATCGACCGCGAGGAGTTCGGCATGACGTTCAACGCCACGCTGGAGACTGGCGGCGTGCTCGTCAGCAAGAAAATCAAGATCGAGATCGAGGCCGAGGCGATCCGGGCGTAA